Proteins from a genomic interval of Actinoalloteichus hymeniacidonis:
- a CDS encoding thymidine kinase, translating to MDSAVLADDPTDALSSLPRRAGRRAAGQVRFFYGPMDCGKSTLALQIDHNHARQGREGMLLVRHDRSGHPKISSRIGITRGAVEVHEDLDIRELVRGRWSASRPVDYLIVDEAQFLTEAQVDQLSELADDVQVDVYCFGIATDFQSRLFPGSRRLFELADLIQAVQVEVLCWCGSAGRFNARVVDGRVIRAGDTVLVADTARDDGQREGAAAVDAATVDEKTTVRYQVLCRRHFRSGDLGPIAAGQGQLSLA from the coding sequence GTGGATAGTGCAGTGTTGGCCGATGACCCGACCGATGCCCTCTCCTCGCTGCCTCGACGCGCCGGGCGTCGAGCGGCGGGGCAGGTGAGGTTCTTCTACGGACCGATGGACTGTGGGAAGTCGACGCTGGCGTTGCAGATCGATCACAACCACGCGCGGCAGGGCCGGGAGGGAATGCTGCTGGTCCGCCATGATCGGTCGGGGCATCCCAAGATCTCCAGCCGTATCGGGATCACCCGGGGTGCGGTGGAGGTCCATGAGGATCTGGACATCCGTGAGCTGGTCCGGGGGCGTTGGTCGGCGAGCAGACCGGTGGACTATCTGATCGTGGACGAGGCGCAGTTCCTGACCGAGGCGCAGGTGGATCAGCTCAGCGAGCTGGCGGACGACGTGCAGGTGGACGTGTACTGCTTCGGGATCGCCACCGACTTCCAGAGCAGGCTCTTCCCGGGGTCCCGCCGGTTGTTCGAGCTGGCCGATCTGATCCAGGCGGTGCAGGTCGAGGTGCTGTGTTGGTGTGGCTCGGCGGGCCGGTTCAATGCCAGGGTCGTCGATGGGCGGGTAATCCGTGCCGGTGACACGGTGCTGGTGGCCGACACCGCGCGGGATGATGGACAGCGTGAGGGGGCTGCCGCTGTGGACGCGGCGACAGTCGACGAGAAAACTACCGTGCGTTACCAAGTGTTGTGTCGCCGTCATTTCAGGTCAGGTGATCTCGGTCCGATCGCGGCTGGGCAGGGGCAACTCAGCCTGGCTTGA
- a CDS encoding RNA polymerase-binding protein RbpA: MADRVLRGSRLGAVSYETDRNHDLAPRRTVRYACPKGHDFEVPFSDDAEVPSVWECRLHGNESKMLDGNEPEPKKVKPARTHWDMLLERRTIPELEELLSERLEELRGRRTSRSA, from the coding sequence ATGGCCGACCGCGTTCTGCGTGGCAGCCGGCTCGGAGCCGTCAGCTACGAGACCGACCGCAATCACGACCTCGCACCGCGCCGGACGGTGCGCTACGCCTGCCCCAAGGGCCACGATTTCGAGGTTCCGTTCTCCGACGACGCCGAGGTCCCCTCGGTCTGGGAATGTCGGCTGCACGGCAACGAGTCGAAGATGCTCGACGGCAACGAGCCGGAACCCAAGAAGGTCAAGCCGGCTCGTACGCACTGGGACATGCTGCTGGAGCGCCGGACGATCCCCGAGCTGGAGGAACTGCTGTCCGAGCGGCTGGAAGAGCTGCGCGGCAGGCGCACCTCTCGGTCCGCCTGA
- a CDS encoding dihydrofolate reductase family protein codes for MARLTVTTFLSLDGVVQGPGGPEEDTSGGFDQGGWTVPYADEDMGRLVSNWFAQSRAFLLGRKTYDIFAAYWPQVTDPDDPIAGPLNALPKHVVSRTLTDPQWQHSTVVGGDLTDAVRRLKVEVGETGELQVHGSPTLVQALLDDGLVDELRLLTFPVVLGAGRRLLEPGRTPTALRLVESSTTASGITANVYQPAGRPQYGSFD; via the coding sequence ATGGCAAGACTGACGGTGACCACATTCCTGTCACTCGACGGCGTAGTCCAAGGCCCGGGCGGTCCCGAGGAGGACACCAGCGGCGGTTTCGACCAAGGAGGGTGGACCGTGCCCTACGCCGACGAGGACATGGGGCGCCTGGTGTCGAACTGGTTCGCCCAGTCACGAGCGTTCCTGCTGGGACGCAAGACCTACGACATCTTCGCCGCCTACTGGCCGCAGGTCACCGACCCCGACGACCCGATCGCGGGCCCGCTCAACGCCCTGCCCAAACATGTGGTCTCCCGCACGCTGACCGACCCGCAGTGGCAGCACTCCACGGTGGTCGGCGGCGACCTCACCGACGCGGTTCGCCGCCTGAAGGTCGAGGTCGGGGAAACCGGGGAACTGCAGGTCCACGGCAGCCCGACTCTCGTACAGGCACTCTTGGACGACGGCCTTGTCGACGAACTGCGCCTACTGACCTTCCCCGTGGTGCTGGGGGCGGGCCGCAGGCTCCTGGAACCAGGTCGCACCCCCACCGCGCTGCGGCTCGTCGAGTCGTCGACGACCGCCAGCGGTATCACCGCGAACGTGTACCAGCCTGCCGGGCGACCGCAGTACGGCAGCTTCGACTAG
- a CDS encoding FAD-binding oxidoreductase, with the protein MSSLRRSRVQEYAAQSDQGLAGVVRGSVSVAGGPGYDVARTGFQRGYAHRPSVVVGAVGAADVRAAVDHAAAHGLAVSIQATGHGLSVPSEGGVLIDTARFDGVEVNVGRRRARIEAGARWKDVIEITAAHGLAPLSGSSPTVGAVGYTLGGGLGLLSRAHGWAADRVEAVEVVLADGRLRRVTADAEPDLFWAVRGGRDGFGVVTAIEIELFAVPKVFGGALVFEGDRALEVLHAYRRWTDTVPEEMSSSATILSFPRLPSIPEPQRGERIVQLQITYAGDPTEGARLVAPLRKIGGLREDTLHDMSFADSHVIHSDPTDPHAYQGEGVLVRGLDDDVLGRVFELCGPQAAAMSVLTVKHLGGALARPAEVPNAVGHREAAFLVTLINPVTSAPVSTDGEVRADAASGVSASTMGTGFHAVDSDIADIRLLHGEFATVLRPVTLGRSMNFLFGERTAAARTSTHCPAVARRLDELRAHYDPTGMFVR; encoded by the coding sequence GTGTCCAGTCTCAGACGATCGCGAGTCCAGGAGTACGCCGCCCAATCCGATCAGGGCCTCGCCGGCGTGGTGCGCGGTTCGGTATCGGTGGCCGGCGGCCCCGGCTACGACGTGGCGCGCACCGGGTTCCAACGCGGATATGCGCACCGGCCGTCGGTGGTCGTCGGCGCCGTGGGCGCCGCCGACGTCCGTGCCGCCGTCGACCATGCGGCGGCGCACGGTCTCGCGGTGTCCATCCAGGCCACCGGGCACGGACTGTCCGTGCCGAGCGAGGGAGGCGTGCTGATCGACACGGCCCGCTTCGACGGCGTAGAGGTCAACGTCGGTCGGCGGCGGGCCAGGATCGAGGCAGGCGCGCGATGGAAGGACGTCATCGAGATCACGGCAGCCCATGGCCTGGCGCCGCTGTCCGGTAGCAGCCCGACGGTCGGCGCTGTCGGGTACACCCTGGGTGGTGGGCTGGGGTTGCTCTCCCGCGCCCACGGTTGGGCCGCCGACCGGGTCGAGGCCGTTGAGGTCGTCCTGGCCGATGGGCGGCTTCGGCGGGTCACGGCCGATGCCGAGCCAGATCTGTTCTGGGCCGTGCGGGGTGGCCGGGACGGCTTCGGTGTCGTCACGGCGATCGAGATCGAGCTGTTCGCGGTGCCCAAGGTTTTCGGTGGTGCCCTGGTCTTCGAGGGCGACCGTGCGCTCGAGGTCCTGCACGCCTATCGGCGTTGGACCGACACGGTGCCCGAGGAGATGTCGTCCTCGGCGACGATCCTGTCGTTCCCGAGGCTGCCCAGCATTCCCGAGCCGCAACGCGGCGAGCGCATCGTCCAACTCCAGATCACCTATGCCGGTGATCCCACCGAAGGTGCGCGACTGGTCGCGCCACTGCGGAAGATCGGCGGGCTGCGGGAGGACACGCTGCACGACATGTCGTTCGCCGACTCCCACGTGATCCACTCCGATCCGACCGATCCGCACGCCTATCAGGGCGAGGGTGTCCTCGTTCGAGGTCTCGACGACGACGTGCTGGGCAGGGTGTTCGAGCTGTGCGGGCCGCAGGCGGCGGCGATGTCGGTGCTGACGGTCAAGCACCTCGGTGGGGCGCTGGCCCGTCCTGCCGAGGTGCCCAATGCGGTGGGCCATCGCGAGGCCGCCTTCCTGGTCACGTTGATCAATCCGGTGACGTCCGCGCCGGTTTCCACGGACGGCGAAGTTCGCGCGGATGCCGCCTCCGGTGTCTCGGCGAGCACTATGGGAACCGGATTCCACGCGGTCGACTCCGACATCGCCGATATCCGGCTGCTGCACGGCGAGTTCGCGACGGTGCTGCGACCCGTCACGCTCGGGCGGAGTATGAACTTCTTATTCGGCGAACGCACCGCCGCCGCGCGGACGTCGACGCACTGCCCTGCGGTCGCCCGACGGCTCGACGAGTTACGCGCCCACTACGACCCGACCGGGATGTTCGTCCGCTGA
- a CDS encoding polyprenol monophosphomannose synthase — protein sequence MAEQAAEDERQVPDLDKVLVVIPTYNERDNIGPIVTRLHAALPTAEVLVVDDGSPDGTGKLADEMAAEDPRVHVLHRTEKAGLGAAYVAGFNWALERDYGVVVEMDADGSHAPEELPRLLAALGDDADGADLVLGSRYVPGGRTVNWSKRREWISRTGNLYSKIALGARVKDITGGYRAFRRQVLEKIRLNNVASQGYCFQIDLAWRAIEAGFTVAEVPITFTERVHGESKMSSNIVREALLRVTKWGLRRRGRQLQALLAGKRTQ from the coding sequence ATGGCGGAGCAGGCGGCCGAGGACGAGCGGCAGGTGCCCGACCTCGACAAGGTGCTGGTGGTGATTCCCACCTACAACGAGCGGGACAACATCGGCCCGATCGTGACGCGTCTGCACGCGGCGTTGCCGACCGCCGAGGTGCTGGTCGTCGACGACGGCAGCCCCGACGGCACCGGCAAGCTGGCCGACGAGATGGCCGCGGAGGACCCGCGCGTCCACGTCCTGCACCGCACGGAGAAGGCAGGTCTGGGCGCGGCGTACGTCGCCGGCTTCAACTGGGCCCTGGAGCGTGATTACGGCGTCGTGGTGGAGATGGACGCCGACGGCTCGCACGCCCCGGAGGAACTGCCGAGGCTGTTGGCGGCGCTGGGAGACGACGCCGATGGCGCCGATCTCGTGCTGGGCTCCCGGTATGTGCCCGGGGGACGCACCGTGAACTGGTCCAAGCGACGCGAATGGATCTCCCGAACCGGCAACCTGTACTCGAAGATCGCGCTGGGCGCCCGGGTGAAGGACATCACCGGCGGTTACCGGGCGTTTCGCAGACAGGTCCTGGAGAAGATCCGGCTCAACAACGTCGCCTCGCAGGGCTACTGCTTCCAGATCGACCTGGCGTGGCGGGCGATCGAGGCGGGCTTCACCGTCGCGGAGGTGCCCATCACCTTCACCGAGCGGGTCCACGGCGAGTCGAAGATGAGCAGCAACATCGTGCGGGAGGCACTGCTCCGCGTGACCAAGTGGGGGCTGCGACGGCGGGGCAGGCAGCTGCAGGCCCTACTGGCAGGCAAGCGCACCCAGTAG
- a CDS encoding MFS transporter, giving the protein MVSNVSGAATSEEKRREQRGWVWYDWANSVFPTSVITVFLSLYLTEVAESAARADGQSCADGSALVDCDISLWGLSFPAGSLWGYLLSVATVVQVLVLPITGAIADRTQNKRVMLAGFAFVGSAATSALALLAGTNWELGVGLFILANICFGGSVVVYYSFLPEIADADERDGVSSRGWAFGYLGGGLALALHLALYLNHEALGLTESEAVRWCFFTAGLWWAVFTLIPLARLRGHQAPQGTERGVAVFRAGFRQLGQTLREAKSYPLTLGFLAAYLIYNDGIVTVTNVAGQYGERELGLDRTVLITTILIVQFIAFVGAVVHGRAARRFGAKRTIMVSLVLWVVVVGAAFFVEAGQEFQFYGLAVGIGLVLGGTNALSRSLFSQLVPPGREAEYFSVYEVGERATSWLGPMVFAVAGQMTGSYRLAIVSLVVFFVVGLIAVSFVPVRRAIEAAGNRPPKVV; this is encoded by the coding sequence ATGGTTTCCAACGTGTCAGGCGCTGCGACCAGCGAGGAGAAACGCCGCGAACAGCGCGGCTGGGTGTGGTACGACTGGGCGAACTCGGTGTTTCCGACCTCGGTCATCACCGTGTTCCTGTCGCTGTATCTGACGGAGGTCGCGGAGTCGGCGGCACGCGCGGACGGACAGTCGTGCGCGGACGGGTCCGCCTTGGTGGACTGCGACATCAGTCTGTGGGGGTTGTCGTTCCCGGCGGGTTCGCTGTGGGGTTATCTGCTGTCCGTGGCGACCGTGGTGCAGGTGTTGGTGCTGCCGATCACGGGTGCGATCGCCGACCGGACGCAGAACAAGCGTGTGATGCTGGCGGGTTTCGCGTTCGTCGGTTCGGCGGCGACCTCTGCGTTGGCGTTGTTGGCGGGGACGAACTGGGAACTCGGCGTCGGGCTGTTCATCCTGGCCAATATCTGTTTCGGCGGGTCGGTCGTCGTCTACTACTCGTTCCTCCCGGAGATCGCCGACGCCGACGAGCGGGACGGGGTGTCCTCGCGCGGTTGGGCGTTCGGTTATCTGGGTGGTGGTCTGGCCCTGGCGTTGCATCTGGCGCTGTATCTCAACCACGAGGCGTTGGGCCTGACAGAGTCCGAAGCGGTTCGGTGGTGTTTCTTCACCGCGGGTCTGTGGTGGGCGGTGTTCACGTTGATCCCGTTGGCTCGGCTGCGAGGTCACCAGGCACCGCAGGGCACCGAGCGGGGTGTGGCGGTGTTCCGGGCGGGTTTCCGACAGTTGGGGCAGACACTGCGGGAGGCGAAGTCCTATCCCCTGACGCTGGGGTTCCTGGCCGCGTACCTGATCTACAACGACGGGATCGTGACGGTGACCAACGTCGCCGGGCAGTACGGCGAGCGCGAGCTGGGTCTGGACCGGACGGTGTTGATCACCACGATTCTGATCGTGCAGTTCATCGCCTTCGTGGGCGCGGTGGTGCACGGCCGAGCGGCGCGGCGGTTCGGCGCGAAGCGGACGATCATGGTCAGCCTGGTGTTATGGGTGGTGGTCGTGGGCGCGGCGTTCTTCGTCGAGGCGGGCCAGGAGTTCCAGTTCTACGGACTGGCGGTGGGCATCGGCCTGGTTCTCGGCGGGACCAACGCCCTGTCGCGGTCGTTGTTCTCCCAACTGGTGCCGCCGGGTCGCGAGGCCGAGTACTTCTCGGTGTACGAGGTCGGTGAGCGGGCGACGTCGTGGCTGGGGCCGATGGTCTTCGCGGTGGCCGGGCAGATGACGGGTTCCTATCGGTTGGCGATCGTGTCGCTGGTGGTGTTCTTCGTGGTCGGGCTGATCGCGGTGTCCTTCGTCCCGGTGCGTCGGGCTATCGAGGCTGCGGGGAATCGCCCCCCGAAGGTGGTGTGA
- a CDS encoding glycerophosphodiester phosphodiesterase has translation MPRQVPRPHPYLDGPYPRAFAHRGWHLDELAGLENSGAAFTRAWAEGFRYLETDVRATADGVVVVHHDETLDRTTDALGPVARLPWSTVRRARIGGREPVSRLEDVLEASPAARFNIDVKSSDAIAPVIRVLERMSVWDRVCLASFDEKRLQTLRRTCGPRLMTSVAEHSARLLWAGARVGRLGDLLPVAGRLAQLPQHRGSLTVVDRALVRAAHRRGIEVHVWTVDERDRMRTLLDLGVDGLVTDRPDLLRAELRARGVWPDGA, from the coding sequence GTGCCTCGACAAGTACCTCGCCCGCATCCCTATCTCGACGGGCCGTATCCGCGAGCGTTCGCCCACCGCGGGTGGCATCTGGATGAATTGGCGGGCCTGGAGAACTCCGGCGCAGCCTTCACCCGAGCCTGGGCCGAGGGTTTCCGATACCTGGAGACCGATGTGCGGGCCACCGCCGACGGTGTGGTGGTCGTCCACCACGACGAGACGCTGGACCGCACCACCGATGCTCTCGGGCCGGTGGCCCGGTTGCCGTGGTCGACGGTACGGCGGGCCCGGATCGGCGGCCGGGAGCCGGTGTCGCGCCTGGAGGACGTGTTGGAGGCGTCCCCGGCCGCGCGGTTCAACATCGACGTGAAGTCCTCGGATGCCATCGCGCCGGTGATCCGGGTCTTGGAACGGATGTCGGTGTGGGACCGGGTGTGCCTGGCCTCGTTCGACGAGAAACGCCTACAGACGCTGCGGCGAACCTGTGGCCCCCGCCTGATGACCTCGGTGGCCGAGCACTCCGCACGACTGCTGTGGGCGGGGGCCCGGGTGGGTCGTCTCGGTGACCTGCTCCCGGTCGCCGGGCGGCTGGCCCAGCTGCCGCAGCATCGCGGTTCGCTGACGGTGGTCGACCGGGCCCTGGTGCGGGCGGCACATCGTCGAGGGATCGAGGTGCACGTGTGGACCGTGGACGAGCGGGACCGGATGCGCACGCTGCTGGATCTGGGTGTCGACGGGTTGGTCACCGATCGACCGGATCTGCTGCGGGCCGAGTTGCGGGCGCGCGGGGTCTGGCCCGACGGGGCTTGA
- a CDS encoding putative bifunctional diguanylate cyclase/phosphodiesterase — MTDDEAVQHAVLQNADVGFGVADARGRLEWLNAALARLLGVTEEQGIGVSLPALLPGIAETADGLPWLSRLAGENTPPRWIEVVCLGMPGGDRLLYRAMDVTRWREQELIRTDESTRRSPIVGQVGNWEWFVGEDRVVWSEGMREMSGHPADAELDYSAFLGLVHPEDLPLVKHTLSRALRTGEPFTYIHRALNADPDAPDRIFECFGEVFHDRQGVPVRLVGSAHDITQAHQVHVELRKMAEEDPLTGLPNRRSLTRELESQLAVSTTGSLLLIDLDNFKDVNDLRGHKIGDQVMCTLAATLRDHMEGQQFLGRLGGDEFAVIMPEVDAAQARVLAQRLAEAIAEVPIDVAGATIRITISTGVAPFGSGHGWEAVLANADLALYASKAAGRNRVTVYDPAHYADTAKRVDVLERLRTALSKGHLALHAMPMVNMRTGRTLGYELLLRLEDHVLPYIGPADFLPDAERTDLVLEIDRWVLGQAIDALATHRGPGLRLDVNVSARTLDDEDFCDFVLDRLAAADIAQGRFGIEITETAAMTNLDAARDLSRRLRDAGCRITLDDFGSGFGSFVHLKHLPVTGLKIDGEFVRGIDQGRTDAVLITGMMEIANGLGLSTVAEWVERPSQVEALMKLGVEIAQGFHLGRPAPLTDLLARPNGVLPH; from the coding sequence GTGACGGACGACGAGGCCGTGCAGCACGCTGTGTTGCAGAACGCGGACGTCGGATTCGGTGTGGCGGACGCCCGAGGGCGCCTGGAGTGGCTGAACGCCGCGCTCGCCCGTCTCCTCGGTGTCACCGAAGAACAGGGCATCGGTGTTTCGTTGCCCGCGTTGCTTCCCGGTATCGCCGAGACCGCCGATGGCCTGCCGTGGTTGAGCAGGCTCGCGGGGGAGAACACGCCACCACGATGGATCGAGGTCGTCTGTCTGGGGATGCCGGGCGGCGATCGGTTGCTGTATCGGGCGATGGACGTCACGCGGTGGCGCGAACAGGAACTGATCAGGACCGACGAGTCCACCCGCCGTTCGCCGATCGTGGGGCAGGTCGGCAACTGGGAGTGGTTCGTCGGGGAGGACCGAGTCGTGTGGTCCGAGGGCATGCGAGAGATGTCCGGGCACCCCGCCGATGCCGAGCTTGACTACTCGGCGTTCCTGGGTCTGGTCCACCCGGAGGACCTGCCGCTGGTCAAGCACACGCTCAGCCGGGCACTGCGCACCGGTGAGCCGTTCACCTACATCCATCGGGCGCTCAACGCCGACCCCGACGCGCCCGATCGGATCTTCGAGTGCTTCGGCGAGGTCTTCCACGATCGGCAGGGTGTTCCGGTGCGGCTGGTCGGCAGTGCGCACGACATCACCCAGGCCCACCAGGTGCACGTCGAACTGCGCAAGATGGCGGAGGAGGACCCGCTCACCGGGTTGCCCAATCGTCGTTCGTTGACCAGGGAGCTGGAGAGCCAGCTCGCGGTGAGCACCACGGGTTCGCTGCTGTTGATCGACTTGGACAACTTCAAGGACGTCAACGACCTGCGTGGACACAAGATCGGCGACCAGGTCATGTGCACCCTCGCCGCGACACTGCGCGATCACATGGAGGGCCAGCAGTTCCTCGGCAGACTCGGCGGCGACGAGTTCGCCGTGATCATGCCCGAGGTCGATGCCGCGCAGGCCAGGGTTCTCGCGCAACGTCTGGCCGAGGCCATCGCCGAGGTGCCGATAGACGTCGCAGGCGCCACGATCAGGATCACCATCAGCACCGGCGTCGCGCCCTTCGGTTCGGGGCACGGCTGGGAGGCCGTCCTGGCCAATGCCGACCTCGCTCTCTACGCGTCGAAGGCGGCGGGCCGTAACCGGGTCACCGTCTACGATCCCGCGCACTATGCCGACACCGCGAAGCGCGTCGATGTGTTGGAACGGCTGCGGACGGCGTTGAGCAAGGGGCATCTGGCGTTGCACGCGATGCCCATGGTCAACATGCGCACCGGCCGGACCCTCGGTTACGAGCTGCTGCTGCGGTTGGAGGACCACGTCCTGCCCTACATCGGACCGGCGGATTTCCTGCCGGACGCCGAGCGCACGGACTTGGTGCTGGAGATCGATCGATGGGTGTTGGGGCAGGCCATCGACGCACTGGCCACGCACCGCGGACCCGGTCTGCGTTTGGACGTCAACGTCTCCGCCCGCACGCTCGACGACGAGGACTTCTGTGATTTCGTCCTCGACCGGTTGGCCGCAGCCGACATCGCGCAGGGCAGGTTTGGCATCGAGATCACCGAGACGGCGGCGATGACCAACCTCGACGCGGCCCGGGATCTGTCCCGGCGGCTGCGGGATGCGGGTTGCCGGATCACTCTGGACGACTTCGGTTCGGGGTTCGGATCGTTCGTGCATCTCAAGCATCTCCCGGTGACCGGGCTCAAGATCGACGGGGAGTTCGTTCGGGGCATCGATCAGGGTCGGACCGATGCCGTGCTGATCACCGGGATGATGGAGATCGCCAACGGGCTGGGGTTGTCCACTGTCGCCGAATGGGTGGAGCGGCCCTCGCAGGTCGAGGCGTTGATGAAGCTGGGCGTGGAGATCGCCCAGGGATTCCACCTGGGCAGGCCTGCCCCCCTGACGGACCTATTGGCGAGGCCGAACGGAGTATTGCCCCACTAA
- a CDS encoding class I SAM-dependent methyltransferase, with amino-acid sequence MGTRSDARRTGGLGPAPDPEPYRVTSEFYDLLHRRGYRRWARRELAGLAGQARHGVVEIGAGTGVVTEVLAEAAAVPVHAVEPSRPMRAVLLSRWAASPPMRRRVRVWPTPFEQLRLGASADLVVCVNLVNSLSPADRDRLWAAARDMLRPGGVVVLDRQGPAPTRPRVLSTVSVGEVCYAVSVSVAPLPDSTRQRWTFRYTVSEARETVREEVESFDLWPVEESDVGTGLAEAGFSAQPGSAGLLVFRR; translated from the coding sequence ATGGGCACTCGTTCCGACGCTCGCCGGACAGGGGGGCTGGGTCCGGCGCCGGACCCCGAGCCGTACCGGGTGACCTCGGAGTTCTACGACCTGCTGCACCGGCGCGGGTATCGACGCTGGGCGCGCCGCGAGCTGGCCGGACTGGCCGGACAGGCCCGACATGGGGTGGTGGAGATCGGCGCGGGCACCGGCGTGGTCACCGAGGTGCTCGCCGAGGCGGCGGCGGTGCCGGTGCACGCGGTGGAGCCGTCACGTCCGATGCGCGCGGTGTTGCTGTCCCGGTGGGCGGCGTCGCCACCGATGCGCCGCCGGGTCCGGGTGTGGCCGACACCGTTCGAGCAGCTGCGGCTCGGGGCTTCTGCGGATCTCGTGGTGTGCGTGAACCTGGTGAACTCGTTGTCTCCGGCGGATCGCGACCGGTTGTGGGCGGCGGCACGAGACATGCTGCGCCCGGGTGGTGTCGTGGTGCTGGATCGGCAGGGGCCCGCTCCCACTAGGCCCCGGGTCTTGTCCACGGTCTCCGTGGGAGAGGTGTGTTACGCGGTGTCGGTGTCGGTGGCGCCGCTTCCGGATTCCACCCGACAGCGGTGGACCTTCCGCTACACGGTGTCCGAGGCGCGGGAGACGGTGCGGGAGGAGGTCGAATCGTTCGATCTGTGGCCGGTCGAGGAGTCCGACGTGGGCACGGGGTTGGCTGAGGCAGGGTTCTCCGCGCAGCCCGGATCGGCGGGTTTGCTGGTATTCCGGCGTTGA
- the lnt gene encoding apolipoprotein N-acyltransferase: MSSAIIAASPSGPAGPDQQATPNRRHTLLRVLAALASGGLLSLTFAPFSWWWLAPIALALFASAVHRRRARGAFGLGFVAGMAFFLPLLTWTNEYVGAVPWIILAALEALFFGVAAILIALVSRLPLAPLWAAGGWVAAETVRGAIPFGGFPLGSVGFGQADGLFLSLASIGGVALVGFAVALCGFGLAELARRVLTGRRNPATDTATPRSWLQPAALILVPVLVALVVLPTVGSDAEEGTVTAAVIQGNVPQLGLEFNAQRRAVLDNHAAQTRELADEVAAGDVAQPDIVIWPENASDIDPFRNADAAAVIESAVRAIDAPTMVGTLETPAQGDIHNTVVHWEAGEGPVDTYRKREIQPFGERMPLRGLVSAVMSVVNPSISIPDREYQPGDTPGVFAMGDARVGVVTCWEVAFDHRVNDTVRAGATVLSVPSNNAAFGLTPMSEQQLAISQLRAVEHGRAVLVAATSGISAVVSPAGDIISSSELFTADALVEEIPLRSTTTLATRLGSGPEWMLSALGLVAAGWVVIAGVRRRRHDREPVTQGEIQKS; the protein is encoded by the coding sequence GTGTCTTCAGCCATCATCGCGGCCTCGCCGAGCGGCCCGGCGGGCCCCGATCAACAGGCAACCCCGAATCGGCGGCACACGCTGCTGCGGGTCTTGGCGGCGCTCGCATCGGGCGGGCTGCTGTCGCTGACGTTCGCGCCGTTCTCGTGGTGGTGGTTGGCGCCGATCGCCCTGGCCCTCTTCGCGTCGGCCGTTCACCGCCGTCGCGCGCGCGGGGCCTTCGGGTTGGGCTTCGTCGCGGGCATGGCGTTCTTCCTGCCTCTGCTGACCTGGACCAACGAATACGTCGGCGCCGTGCCGTGGATCATCCTGGCGGCACTGGAAGCGTTGTTCTTCGGTGTGGCGGCCATCTTGATCGCCCTGGTGTCCCGACTGCCCTTGGCGCCGCTGTGGGCGGCAGGCGGTTGGGTGGCCGCCGAGACGGTACGCGGGGCGATCCCCTTCGGTGGGTTCCCGTTGGGCAGCGTCGGGTTCGGACAGGCCGACGGGCTGTTCCTGTCGCTGGCCTCAATCGGCGGCGTGGCCCTGGTCGGGTTCGCGGTCGCGCTGTGCGGATTCGGGCTCGCCGAGCTGGCCCGCCGGGTTCTGACCGGCCGTCGGAACCCGGCCACGGACACGGCGACGCCTCGGTCCTGGCTTCAACCCGCGGCCCTGATTCTCGTCCCGGTGCTGGTGGCGCTGGTGGTACTGCCGACGGTCGGCAGCGACGCGGAGGAGGGCACCGTCACGGCTGCGGTCATCCAGGGCAACGTTCCGCAGCTCGGTCTGGAGTTCAACGCCCAGCGCCGCGCCGTGCTGGACAACCATGCGGCACAGACCCGGGAGCTGGCCGACGAGGTGGCTGCGGGCGACGTGGCGCAACCCGACATCGTGATCTGGCCGGAGAACGCCTCGGACATCGACCCGTTCCGCAACGCCGACGCCGCAGCGGTGATCGAATCGGCCGTGCGGGCGATCGACGCGCCGACCATGGTCGGAACCCTGGAGACCCCCGCGCAGGGCGACATCCACAACACCGTCGTGCACTGGGAGGCGGGCGAGGGCCCGGTCGACACCTACCGCAAACGCGAGATCCAGCCCTTCGGCGAGCGGATGCCACTGCGGGGCCTGGTCAGCGCGGTGATGAGCGTGGTGAACCCCTCCATCAGCATTCCCGACCGCGAATACCAGCCCGGAGATACACCGGGAGTGTTCGCAATGGGTGACGCCCGCGTCGGCGTCGTCACATGCTGGGAGGTCGCCTTCGATCACCGCGTGAACGACACCGTGCGCGCGGGGGCCACCGTGCTGTCGGTGCCGAGCAACAACGCCGCGTTCGGGCTCACCCCGATGTCCGAACAGCAGTTGGCGATCTCCCAGCTGCGGGCGGTGGAGCACGGTCGCGCGGTCCTCGTCGCGGCGACCAGCGGGATCAGCGCCGTGGTCTCCCCAGCGGGCGACATCATCTCCTCGTCGGAGTTGTTCACCGCCGATGCACTGGTCGAAGAGATCCCGTTGCGGTCGACGACTACTCTGGCCACCCGACTCGGCTCCGGCCCGGAGTGGATGCTGTCCGCGCTGGGACTGGTGGCGGCGGGCTGGGTCGTGATCGCCGGCGTTCGACGTCGCCGACACGACCGCGAGCCCGTTACTCAGGGTGAGATCCAGAAATCCTGA